GCGGCCGATGCCCTTCACCGCGATGATCGCGGCGATGGCCTCGGGGAAGCCGACCGCGATCGCGACGACGGTGCAGATGCGCTCCAGATAGCCGATCACCGTGCCGCCGCGCATCAGCGTCCGCGCATGAGCGGGGTCGGCATCGTGCGCGGCGATGATCAGGATGCCGCCGTCCTCGGTCTCGCGGACACGCTTGCCGGTGGCGATGTCGAGCGCCCGCCGGGTGAAGGGGTTGCCGCCTATCGTGGCCGCCGCGAAGCCCAGCACCGTCAGCGGGATGCCGAGCAACGGCGTCGCCGCGGGCGGCAGCACGATCACGATGGTCACGGCAGCGGCGACCAGCACGCCGGCCACGGCCATCACGGCCGTGGTGGGCTTGCGCACGTTCGCCAGTGACAGCACCAGCACCACGAGCAGAACCGCGATGATGGCGCTGGACAGGACCGCGGAGAAGAAGGGGTCGACGAACGTCATGGCGCCCAGCATGGCACGGGCATCCGACGTCACGACGGAACGGGCCACGCGATCCGCGCTGATAGCCTGGAGCGCGTGTCGAATACTGATCTGACGACCGCCGCACCGGCGCTCGACCCCACGTTCGAGAACGTGTGGGATGAGCTGCTGTGGCGCGGCCTCGTCCACGTGTCCACCGATCAGGAGGCGCTGCGCGCCCTTCTCGCCGGGGACCCGATCACGTATTACTGCGGCTTCGACCCGACCGCACCCAGCCTGCACCTCGGCAACCTCGTGCAGCTGCTGCTGCTGCGCCGGATCCAGCTCGCCGGGCACAAGCCGCTCGGGCTGGTCGGCGGCTCGACGGGACTCATCGGCGACCCCCGCCCCACCGCGGAGCGCACGCTGAACACGCGCGAGACCGTGGAGGAATGGGTCGGCCGACTGCGCGCCCAGGTGGAGCGCTACCTCAGCTTCGAGGGCGACAACGCCGCCCGGATGGTGAACAACCTCGACTGGACGGCGCCGATGTCGGCGATCGACTTCCTGCGCGAGATCGGCAAGCACTACCGTGTGGGCACGATGCTGAAGAAGGACGCCGTCGCCGCGCGCCTGAACTCGGATGAGGGCATCAGCTACACGGAGTTCAGCTACCAGATCCTGCAGGGCATGGACTTCCTGGAGCTGCACCGCCAGTACGACTGCGTGCTGCAGACCGGCGGAAGCGACCAGTGGGGCAACCTCACCAGCGGCACGGATCTGATCCGTCGCGCGGAGGGCGTCTCCGCGCATGCCATCGGCACGCCGCTGATCACCAACAGCGACGGCACCAAGTTCGGCAAGAGCGAGGGCAACGCGATCTGGCTGGATGCCGAGATGTGCAGCCCGTACCGGATGTACCAGTTCTGGCTGTCGACCGCGGACGGCGACGTGATCGAGCGGCTGAAGATCTTCACGTTCCTCACCCGCGCCGAGATCGAGGAGTACGCGGGGCTGGTGGAGTCGGAGCCGTTCCGCCGCGCCGCCCAGAAGCGCCTCGCCCTCGAGGTGGTCGCGACCGTGCACGGTCTGGACGCGGCGGCCGCGGTGATCGCGGCATCCGATGCGCTCTTCGGGCAGGGCGACCTGTCGACGCTGGATGCGGCCACCCTGCGCTCCGCGCTCGAGGAGCTGCCGAACGCGACCGTCGAGGCCGGCACGCCGGTGGCGGACGCACTCGTCGCGACCGGCCTGGTCTCGAGCGTGTCGGAGGCGCGTCGCGCCATCTCGCAGGGCGGCGTCACCCTCGACGGGGAGCGCGTGGCCGACGACACCGTGTCGGTGCAGGGGACCCTGCCCGGCGGCGTGTCCGTGCTGCGTCGCGGCAAGAAGACGCTGGCCGGCGTCTTCCTCACCTGATCCGGCGGGCACCGGATGCCGTTCACGCCCAGCCATGCCGTCGTGGCGCTGCCGTTCGTGCGCACGCCGCTGGTGCCGGCGTCCATCGCGATCGGCGCCATGACGCCGGATCTGCCGCTGTTCCTGCGCGGCACCGGACTGTCGTACGGGTTCACGCACCAGCCGACGAACATCGTCTGGACGGCGCTGATCGCGTTCGTGCTTCTGCTGGTGTGGCGCACCGTGCTGCGGCCGGCGCTGGTCGCGCTCGCGCCCGATGCCCTGGCCGCGCGACTGCCGGAGGAGTGGCGGACCACAGGGCCTGGCGCGGCGCTCGACGTC
Above is a genomic segment from Microbacterium sp. W4I4 containing:
- the tyrS gene encoding tyrosine--tRNA ligase codes for the protein MSNTDLTTAAPALDPTFENVWDELLWRGLVHVSTDQEALRALLAGDPITYYCGFDPTAPSLHLGNLVQLLLLRRIQLAGHKPLGLVGGSTGLIGDPRPTAERTLNTRETVEEWVGRLRAQVERYLSFEGDNAARMVNNLDWTAPMSAIDFLREIGKHYRVGTMLKKDAVAARLNSDEGISYTEFSYQILQGMDFLELHRQYDCVLQTGGSDQWGNLTSGTDLIRRAEGVSAHAIGTPLITNSDGTKFGKSEGNAIWLDAEMCSPYRMYQFWLSTADGDVIERLKIFTFLTRAEIEEYAGLVESEPFRRAAQKRLALEVVATVHGLDAAAAVIAASDALFGQGDLSTLDAATLRSALEELPNATVEAGTPVADALVATGLVSSVSEARRAISQGGVTLDGERVADDTVSVQGTLPGGVSVLRRGKKTLAGVFLT